In one window of Dyella thiooxydans DNA:
- a CDS encoding MFS transporter — MDDDKADVAVAEMPLAGVDGYAWARARPVSRWFMLVYGLAYTGMWMALLSPLLVGLAMRVQVIDPAHADNSLSLVVGVGALAALFGNPFFGRLSDRTVSRFGVRRPWLVGGALVGVAGLAMVAQAESIPALLLGWCVTQLAYNAQLAALAAILSDQVPPSQRGTVSGIVSISLPVGMTVGTFLVQAFATSTYAIFLLPGVIALISALALAGALRGERSAEAHAAPYGWREFAGSFWIDPRRFPDFSWTWCSRFLQFAGVALLLTYQELYLIHQLHCPVHEAPHRIFLSTLLQSTMLAAFGVLGGRLSDAVGRRKAFVSGAALLYALALLLIALTRSFDWFLVGMAVTGIAQGAYLAVDLALLTDVLPERETHAARNLGIFNIASVLPQLLMPAMAPGILAMTGDSYAVLFVLAAILVVAGAWTIQRVQGVR; from the coding sequence ATGGACGACGACAAGGCCGATGTGGCGGTGGCGGAGATGCCGCTGGCAGGTGTGGACGGTTACGCGTGGGCACGCGCCCGCCCGGTCAGCCGGTGGTTCATGCTCGTCTATGGCCTGGCATACACGGGCATGTGGATGGCGTTGCTGTCGCCACTCCTGGTCGGGCTGGCGATGCGCGTGCAGGTGATCGACCCGGCGCATGCGGACAACAGTCTTTCGCTGGTCGTCGGTGTGGGGGCGCTGGCGGCGTTGTTCGGCAACCCGTTCTTTGGCCGTCTGTCCGATCGCACGGTGTCGCGCTTTGGAGTACGCCGGCCCTGGCTGGTGGGTGGCGCGCTGGTGGGGGTGGCCGGTCTGGCCATGGTCGCGCAGGCCGAGTCGATCCCGGCACTGCTGCTGGGCTGGTGTGTCACCCAGTTGGCCTACAACGCGCAGCTCGCCGCTCTGGCCGCCATCCTGTCCGATCAGGTTCCGCCGTCGCAACGCGGTACGGTATCCGGCATCGTGAGTATCAGCCTGCCGGTGGGCATGACCGTGGGCACTTTCCTGGTACAGGCGTTCGCCACCTCCACCTATGCGATCTTCCTGCTGCCGGGCGTCATCGCATTGATTTCTGCGCTGGCCCTGGCGGGTGCCCTGCGCGGCGAGCGATCGGCTGAAGCGCATGCTGCGCCCTATGGCTGGCGTGAATTCGCAGGCAGCTTCTGGATTGATCCGCGGCGGTTCCCCGACTTTTCCTGGACGTGGTGCAGCCGCTTCCTCCAGTTCGCCGGCGTGGCGCTGCTGCTTACCTACCAGGAGCTTTACCTGATCCACCAGTTGCACTGCCCTGTCCATGAGGCGCCGCACCGGATTTTCCTGTCCACCCTGCTGCAGTCGACCATGCTCGCCGCCTTCGGCGTGCTGGGTGGGCGGCTGTCGGACGCAGTCGGGCGCCGCAAGGCATTCGTATCCGGCGCGGCGTTGCTGTATGCGCTGGCCCTGCTGCTGATCGCACTCACCCGCTCGTTCGACTGGTTCCTCGTCGGGATGGCGGTGACCGGCATCGCGCAGGGGGCCTACCTGGCGGTCGACCTGGCGTTGCTGACCGACGTGCTGCCCGAGCGCGAGACCCACGCAGCGCGGAACCTGGGCATCTTCAACATCGCCAGCGTATTGCCGCAGCTGCTGATGCCGGCGATGGCGCCGGGCATCCTGGCGATGACCGGTGACAGCTACGCGGTGCTGTTCGTGCTTGCGGCGATCCTGGTCGTCGCCGGGGCCTGGACCATCCAGCGGGTGCAGGGCGTGCGCTGA
- a CDS encoding LacI family DNA-binding transcriptional regulator: protein MAARIEDVAADAGVSVKTVSRVLNGYTNVRVKLRERIEKSIRDLNYVPNASARSLAGRRSFLVALLYDNPTAVSSYIMDVIVGVLEACKETPYNAVLHPFDAADDLAARIDGFVAHHRPDALVLVPPHANNAKLLQRLDELDIRYATISSRLRESSIDIGFDERKAAEDIVAHLLSLGHQRIGHVTGLKGHGARAWRRTGYRDALRKAGVAYDASLVVEGDFTFESGLAAARVLLDLDHPPTAIFAANDDMACGVMREAYERGLVVPDDLSVCGFDGTPVSQLISPGLTTVRQPCREMGCAAVQSVLQAIRDPSLHHQERLPYQLKIRGSSAAPGTS from the coding sequence ATGGCCGCAAGAATCGAAGACGTCGCCGCGGACGCGGGGGTATCCGTCAAGACGGTGTCGCGCGTGCTGAACGGGTACACCAATGTGCGGGTCAAGCTCAGGGAGCGCATCGAGAAGTCGATCCGCGACCTGAATTACGTGCCCAACGCATCGGCGCGCAGCCTGGCGGGCCGGCGCTCGTTCCTGGTGGCGCTGCTCTACGACAACCCGACGGCGGTGTCGAGCTACATCATGGACGTGATCGTCGGCGTGCTGGAGGCTTGCAAGGAGACGCCCTACAACGCGGTGCTGCACCCTTTCGACGCGGCCGATGACCTGGCAGCGCGAATCGACGGCTTCGTGGCGCACCATCGGCCGGACGCGCTGGTGCTGGTACCGCCGCACGCGAACAACGCCAAGCTCCTGCAGCGACTGGACGAGCTGGACATCCGCTACGCGACGATCTCGTCGCGATTGCGCGAGTCGAGCATCGATATCGGATTCGACGAGCGCAAGGCGGCGGAGGACATCGTCGCGCACCTGCTGTCGCTGGGGCATCAGCGCATCGGTCACGTCACCGGACTGAAGGGGCACGGCGCGAGGGCGTGGCGTCGCACCGGCTATCGCGATGCCCTGCGCAAGGCCGGTGTCGCTTACGACGCATCGCTGGTGGTCGAGGGCGATTTCACTTTCGAGTCGGGGCTGGCGGCCGCCAGGGTGTTGCTCGATCTGGACCATCCCCCCACCGCCATATTCGCGGCGAACGACGACATGGCGTGCGGCGTGATGCGCGAAGCGTACGAGCGGGGGCTGGTCGTTCCCGACGACCTTTCGGTATGCGGCTTCGACGGGACGCCGGTGTCGCAACTGATCTCGCCTGGGCTGACCACGGTGCGTCAGCCCTGCCGGGAGATGGGGTGCGCGGCGGTGCAGAGCGTATTGCAGGCGATTCGGGATCCCTCCCTGCATCACCAGGAGCGCCTGCCTTACCAGCTGAAGATACGCGGGTCATCGGCTGCACCCGGAACGTCGTAG
- a CDS encoding TonB-dependent receptor — MKKQSTYRHVSIAPQQRRLPLAIALTILAAGPLHAQATPPAQATGDQTTQSQASANDKKTDKVDKKKAVTLTAMTVNGYAASLSRSQQIKKYADTVVDVISAQDVSSLPDTSVTEALKRLPGVTVSSFGVQADPDHFSIQGTDINLQGLPYTSTLINGGSVFSAGGGQGLNFSTVAPELIGSVVVSKNQTASMIDGGISGTIDMNTRKPFDSDKPTTASVSVGTDWGTLARKSTPHMSALFSHNVDTQWGRFGFLGAAAYGRIAQQDNAISVVDYQQRCNGCTLPNGVVDAFPGLTAGQTAYVPVGGDLRLQDQTSERFGHDLALQWQSPDKKLGATLQWIGVSDNETTYEHTLQASTDACAFGGYTTCAIPLPGTTPTYNADGVMTSGVITTAPSGTSFTPTSYGGMQTQLDTTGYRTRYNTNDVSLKVTWDPTDSFHLSGGAQYTTAKYSYLYYYIRQLTNANWAITTHGNSVPSISVLSPNPAQTTAEYFADPGNFYYAAAQDAYRHSWGDQHALRLDGVFDVNADFIDTIQFGVRYDKQGETLQSSNFNYQNISSPYVWGGYSPVITGAQTPGVTTPISIDLPGFNTNYGVTAPYVNVNPALQFAQAVAIMRGINAQWLASAPPGSLGNPYYTNDQRSGLVPGTKYLPQEISSNSTKTRAAYVQLNFGNDNTSFLSNLQISGNVGVRFIHTQNDATGYLIVPNQALAQNGATVAQYCAIQTSGGTAAPGTFCALTPAEQQKYATFANGAFTPIKAPNSYNNLLPSFNLAIGWTNDLISRFAYSKAIYRPSLQSLAAGQGVSGLLPYTPSNGLTVPTVGNIQTSTNPYLKPITSQNFDFTTEWYFANVGQLSATLFWKKLNNTIQYDTSVVNVAVTNNGVTYPEIYTAGLVNLNKKASVHGVELAYQQTFSFLPGWLSGLGANANYTYIKPIGMHYGSVNYCAYGYAAATQCVNQTRLPPQELSRDSVNLGLYYGKGPFNAKVVWNWRSAFLVSATEADYPFLPVMATGQGQVDASVSYAFNKHLKVSLQAANILNSTFKTREIVNTEGLQVPKGYFRFDTRYDLTLTMAL, encoded by the coding sequence GTGAAAAAGCAGTCCACGTATCGGCATGTGTCCATCGCCCCCCAGCAGCGCCGACTGCCCCTGGCGATCGCCTTGACCATCCTGGCGGCCGGCCCGCTGCATGCGCAGGCCACGCCGCCGGCGCAGGCGACCGGTGACCAGACCACCCAGTCCCAGGCCTCCGCCAACGACAAGAAGACCGACAAGGTCGACAAGAAAAAAGCGGTGACGCTGACGGCGATGACCGTGAACGGCTATGCCGCGAGCCTGAGCCGGTCGCAGCAGATCAAGAAGTACGCCGACACGGTGGTCGACGTCATCTCGGCGCAGGACGTGAGCTCGCTGCCGGACACCTCCGTCACCGAGGCGCTGAAGCGCCTGCCAGGCGTGACGGTCAGCTCGTTCGGCGTCCAGGCCGACCCTGACCACTTCTCGATCCAGGGCACCGACATCAACCTGCAGGGCCTGCCCTACACCAGCACCCTGATCAATGGCGGCTCGGTGTTTTCCGCGGGTGGCGGCCAGGGCCTGAACTTCTCCACCGTGGCCCCGGAGCTGATCGGCTCGGTCGTGGTGAGCAAGAACCAGACGGCCAGCATGATCGACGGCGGCATCTCCGGCACCATCGACATGAACACGCGCAAGCCGTTCGACAGCGACAAGCCGACCACCGCGTCGGTGAGCGTCGGTACGGACTGGGGCACACTGGCGAGGAAGAGCACGCCGCACATGTCCGCGCTGTTCAGCCACAACGTCGACACGCAATGGGGACGCTTCGGCTTCCTGGGTGCCGCGGCGTACGGACGGATCGCCCAGCAGGACAACGCGATCTCCGTGGTCGACTACCAGCAGCGCTGCAACGGCTGCACCCTGCCCAACGGCGTGGTGGACGCCTTCCCCGGGCTGACCGCAGGCCAGACCGCGTATGTCCCGGTGGGCGGTGACCTGCGTCTGCAGGACCAGACCTCCGAGCGTTTCGGCCATGACCTGGCGCTGCAGTGGCAGAGCCCGGACAAGAAGCTCGGCGCCACGCTGCAATGGATCGGCGTCTCCGACAACGAGACCACCTACGAGCACACGCTGCAGGCCTCGACGGATGCCTGCGCGTTCGGCGGCTACACGACCTGTGCGATCCCCCTGCCCGGCACCACGCCGACGTACAACGCCGACGGCGTGATGACCTCGGGCGTCATCACCACCGCACCGTCGGGCACCAGCTTCACGCCGACCAGCTACGGCGGCATGCAGACCCAGCTGGACACCACCGGCTATCGCACCCGCTACAACACCAACGACGTCAGCCTCAAGGTGACCTGGGATCCCACCGACAGCTTTCACCTGAGCGGCGGCGCGCAGTACACCACCGCGAAGTACAGCTATCTGTACTACTACATCCGGCAGCTCACCAACGCCAACTGGGCGATCACCACCCATGGCAACAGCGTGCCCAGCATCAGCGTGCTGTCGCCGAACCCGGCGCAGACCACCGCGGAGTATTTCGCCGATCCGGGCAATTTCTACTATGCCGCCGCACAGGATGCCTATCGCCATTCCTGGGGCGACCAGCACGCCCTGCGCCTCGATGGCGTCTTCGACGTCAACGCCGACTTCATCGACACGATCCAGTTCGGCGTGCGCTACGACAAGCAGGGCGAAACGCTGCAGAGCTCCAACTTCAACTACCAGAACATCAGCTCGCCCTATGTCTGGGGCGGATACTCCCCCGTCATCACCGGCGCGCAGACACCGGGAGTGACCACGCCGATCAGCATCGACCTGCCCGGGTTCAACACCAACTATGGCGTGACCGCTCCCTACGTCAACGTGAACCCCGCGCTGCAGTTCGCGCAGGCCGTCGCCATCATGCGGGGCATCAACGCCCAGTGGCTGGCCTCCGCACCACCCGGATCGCTGGGCAACCCCTACTACACCAATGACCAGCGCAGCGGCCTCGTCCCGGGCACCAAGTACCTGCCGCAGGAGATCTCCTCCAACTCCACCAAGACCCGTGCCGCCTATGTGCAGCTGAACTTCGGCAACGACAACACCAGCTTCCTGAGCAACCTGCAGATCAGCGGCAACGTGGGCGTGCGCTTCATCCACACGCAGAACGATGCCACCGGCTACCTGATCGTCCCGAACCAGGCACTGGCGCAGAACGGCGCCACCGTCGCGCAGTACTGCGCCATCCAGACCTCCGGCGGAACCGCTGCACCGGGGACCTTCTGCGCGCTGACGCCGGCCGAGCAGCAGAAGTACGCCACGTTCGCCAACGGCGCCTTCACCCCGATCAAGGCGCCGAACTCGTACAACAACCTGCTGCCGAGCTTCAACCTGGCGATCGGCTGGACCAACGACCTGATCTCGCGCTTCGCCTACTCCAAGGCTATCTATCGCCCGAGCCTGCAATCGCTGGCCGCTGGCCAGGGCGTGTCCGGACTGCTGCCCTACACGCCGTCCAACGGCTTGACGGTGCCCACCGTCGGCAACATCCAGACCAGCACCAACCCCTACCTCAAGCCGATCACCTCGCAGAACTTCGACTTCACCACCGAGTGGTATTTCGCCAACGTCGGCCAGCTGTCCGCGACGCTGTTCTGGAAAAAGCTCAACAACACCATCCAGTACGACACCAGCGTGGTCAACGTGGCCGTCACCAACAACGGCGTGACCTATCCGGAGATCTACACCGCGGGCCTGGTCAACCTCAACAAGAAGGCCAGCGTGCACGGCGTGGAGCTGGCGTACCAGCAGACCTTCTCGTTCCTGCCCGGCTGGCTGTCCGGCCTGGGCGCCAACGCCAACTACACCTACATCAAGCCGATCGGGATGCATTACGGCTCGGTCAACTACTGCGCCTACGGCTACGCCGCCGCGACGCAGTGCGTGAACCAGACCCGGCTCCCGCCGCAGGAGTTGTCCCGCGACAGCGTCAACCTGGGTCTGTACTACGGCAAGGGCCCGTTCAACGCCAAGGTGGTTTGGAATTGGCGTTCGGCCTTCCTGGTCAGCGCCACCGAAGCGGATTATCCGTTCCTGCCGGTGATGGCCACGGGCCAGGGACAGGTCGACGCCTCGGTGAGCTATGCGTTCAACAAGCACCTGAAGGTCTCGCTGCAGGCGGCCAACATCCTGAACTCGACCTTCAAGACCCGGGAAATCGTCAACACCGAAGGCCTGCAGGTACCCAAGGGCTACTTCCGCTTCGACACCCGCTACGACCTGACCTTGACGATGGCTCTCTGA
- a CDS encoding beta-glucosidase family protein, with product MTLTKTHLASFIGMTLLLCASAGAADAPVAAQRPWLDTRLTADQRATLVLKAMTQDEKFQLIRTEFGDANNGHPMPAGALGSAGYQPALSRLGLPALQESDAGLGVAKPLSAGATALPSGLATAASFDPALAYAGGAMIGREAHRRGFNIMLAGGADLVRDPRNGRNFEYAGEDPLLTGLIVGNAIAGIQSEHLVSTVKHYALNDLETARNTLSADISRTAARESDLLAFEIAIDTGHPGSVMCSYNRLNTVYTCEDSWLLDTVLKHDWHYPGFVMSDWGAVHSAARSALAGLDQESAGETFDQEVYFDRPLREAVAKGEVPTSRIDDMARRILRSLFADGVIDHPARPAPIDFAADRKVAQQAEEAGAVLLRNQASLLPLSTSQSITVIGGHADKGVLTGGGSSAVQSPEGNAVPGLPPSAWPGPRIYQPSAPLAAIEHRAHGKVAYADGSDIAAAAKLAAQSSVAVVFVEQWAAESFDTPHMTLPEDQDALVAAVARANPHTVVVLENNGPVAMPWLDQVGAVLEAWYPGASGGEAIARLLYGEVDPAGRLPVSWPRDESQLPRPQIPGAGLAAIGLPPHGQPDQRVNYDIEGADVGYRWYQRQGITPLFPFGYGLGYTHFTYSDFAVRRVHGHVEASFTVSNRGARHGVDVPQLYATLPGNGEVRRLAGWCRVSLAPGQSVHLQVVADPRLLTRFDEAHQRWLRPAGSYMLQLGHSATDFQGEGTLTLPKAEWPADAPPQGDAQPCLASRS from the coding sequence ATGACCCTCACCAAGACCCATCTCGCCTCCTTCATCGGCATGACGCTGCTGCTCTGCGCGAGTGCAGGCGCTGCCGACGCCCCGGTCGCCGCTCAGCGACCATGGCTGGATACCCGACTGACAGCGGACCAGCGAGCGACACTCGTGCTGAAGGCGATGACCCAGGACGAAAAATTTCAGCTGATCCGCACCGAGTTCGGTGACGCGAACAACGGCCATCCGATGCCCGCCGGCGCACTGGGCTCCGCCGGTTACCAGCCCGCGCTGTCGCGTCTGGGACTACCGGCACTGCAGGAGAGCGATGCCGGGCTTGGCGTGGCCAAGCCGCTCAGTGCGGGAGCCACCGCGCTGCCGTCAGGATTGGCCACCGCCGCCAGTTTCGACCCCGCCCTGGCCTACGCCGGCGGCGCCATGATCGGCCGCGAGGCACACCGCCGTGGCTTCAACATCATGCTTGCCGGCGGTGCGGACCTGGTGCGCGACCCGCGCAACGGCCGCAATTTCGAATATGCCGGCGAGGATCCGCTGCTGACCGGCCTGATCGTCGGCAACGCCATCGCCGGCATCCAGAGCGAGCACCTGGTTTCCACCGTCAAGCACTACGCGCTCAACGACCTGGAGACCGCGCGCAACACCCTCAGCGCCGACATCAGCCGGACCGCTGCACGCGAGTCGGACCTGCTGGCCTTCGAGATCGCCATCGACACCGGCCACCCGGGTTCCGTGATGTGCTCCTACAACCGGCTCAACACGGTCTACACCTGCGAGGACAGCTGGCTGCTCGACACGGTGCTCAAGCACGACTGGCACTACCCGGGCTTCGTGATGTCGGACTGGGGTGCCGTGCACAGCGCGGCCAGATCCGCCCTGGCCGGACTGGACCAGGAATCGGCGGGTGAAACCTTCGACCAGGAGGTGTATTTCGACCGCCCGCTGCGCGAGGCCGTGGCGAAGGGCGAAGTCCCCACCTCGCGCATCGACGACATGGCGCGACGCATCCTGCGCAGCCTGTTCGCCGACGGCGTGATCGACCATCCGGCCAGGCCCGCGCCGATCGACTTCGCCGCCGACCGCAAGGTGGCCCAGCAGGCCGAGGAAGCCGGTGCGGTCCTGCTGCGCAACCAGGCGTCGCTGTTGCCGCTGTCGACATCGCAGTCGATCACCGTGATCGGCGGTCATGCCGACAAGGGCGTGCTCACCGGCGGCGGCTCCTCCGCGGTGCAGTCACCCGAGGGCAACGCGGTGCCCGGCCTGCCGCCGTCGGCGTGGCCCGGCCCGCGCATCTACCAGCCATCCGCGCCGCTGGCGGCGATCGAGCATCGTGCGCATGGCAAGGTGGCCTATGCCGATGGCAGCGACATCGCAGCGGCAGCCAAGCTGGCGGCGCAATCCTCCGTGGCGGTGGTCTTCGTCGAGCAATGGGCTGCAGAGAGCTTCGACACACCACACATGACCCTGCCCGAAGACCAGGACGCGCTGGTGGCCGCCGTCGCCCGGGCCAATCCGCATACCGTGGTGGTGCTGGAAAACAACGGGCCGGTCGCGATGCCGTGGCTGGATCAGGTCGGCGCCGTGCTCGAGGCGTGGTATCCCGGCGCCAGTGGCGGTGAGGCCATCGCGCGACTGCTCTACGGCGAGGTCGATCCGGCCGGACGCCTGCCGGTGAGCTGGCCGCGTGACGAATCGCAACTGCCCCGCCCACAGATCCCGGGCGCCGGCCTGGCCGCGATCGGCCTGCCGCCACACGGCCAACCGGACCAGCGCGTGAACTACGACATCGAAGGGGCCGACGTCGGCTACCGCTGGTATCAGCGCCAGGGCATCACCCCGCTGTTCCCGTTCGGCTACGGCCTGGGCTACACCCACTTCACCTACAGCGACTTCGCGGTGCGCCGCGTGCATGGCCACGTGGAAGCCTCGTTCACGGTAAGCAACCGCGGCGCGCGCCATGGCGTGGACGTCCCGCAGTTGTACGCGACCCTGCCCGGCAACGGCGAAGTGCGGCGGCTGGCGGGGTGGTGCCGGGTGAGCCTGGCGCCGGGACAGTCCGTACACCTTCAGGTGGTGGCCGATCCGCGCCTGCTCACCCGCTTCGACGAAGCCCATCAACGTTGGCTGCGACCGGCCGGCAGCTACATGCTGCAGCTGGGGCATTCCGCGACCGACTTCCAGGGCGAAGGCACCCTCACGCTGCCGAAGGCCGAGTGGCCGGCGGACGCCCCGCCGCAGGGCGATGCACAGCCCTGCCTCGCGAGCCGTAGCTAG
- a CDS encoding glycoside hydrolase family 16 protein produces the protein MRAEVPQRQGWTLRFADDFNGPVGQLPASTRWRFDLGHGYSGAEGNNWGTHEIEANTASPANVSLDGQGHLRITPLLDAKGQWTSARIETNQADFHAPPGGVLRVEARIRMPDVQGPAAIGYWPAFWMLGHTFRQRLDWPAVGEVDIMENVNGLNRTWGTLHCGVSPGGPCTEKHGLSADAPCPDTRCHAAFHTYAVEWDRRAAPQVLRWYVDGQLYHTLRQDQLPAATWQRMSAPDGMFLILNVAIGGEFPDRLSAPVRTPTATTQPGHPMLVDYVAVWTRDH, from the coding sequence GTGCGCGCCGAGGTGCCGCAACGGCAGGGTTGGACGCTGCGGTTCGCGGACGACTTCAACGGGCCGGTCGGACAGCTGCCCGCATCGACCCGCTGGCGCTTCGACCTGGGCCACGGCTACTCCGGCGCGGAAGGAAACAACTGGGGCACCCATGAGATCGAGGCGAACACCGCCAGCCCCGCGAATGTCAGCCTCGATGGCCAGGGGCATCTGCGAATCACGCCGCTGCTCGACGCGAAGGGACAATGGACGTCCGCTAGGATCGAAACGAACCAGGCCGATTTCCACGCACCGCCGGGTGGCGTGCTGAGAGTCGAGGCGCGCATCCGCATGCCCGATGTGCAGGGGCCGGCGGCAATCGGTTACTGGCCTGCGTTCTGGATGCTCGGACACACGTTCCGGCAGCGGCTGGATTGGCCGGCGGTCGGCGAAGTCGACATCATGGAAAACGTCAACGGCTTGAACCGCACATGGGGCACCCTGCACTGCGGCGTATCACCGGGCGGTCCGTGCACCGAGAAGCATGGTCTGTCGGCCGATGCCCCCTGCCCCGACACCCGCTGCCATGCGGCATTCCACACCTATGCGGTGGAATGGGACCGCCGCGCCGCTCCCCAGGTGCTGCGCTGGTACGTCGACGGGCAGCTCTATCACACCCTGCGCCAGGACCAGCTCCCCGCTGCCACGTGGCAGCGCATGAGCGCACCCGACGGCATGTTCCTGATCCTCAACGTGGCCATCGGCGGCGAATTTCCGGACCGCCTGAGCGCCCCGGTACGCACCCCGACCGCAACAACGCAGCCCGGCCACCCGATGCTCGTCGACTACGTCGCCGTTTGGACCCGGGACCACTGA